The Lutibacter sp. A64 genome segment ATTGCATTTTAGTAGTAGTTTTACAGCTAAGAGTGTTTAAAATAAAGTTACTATGAATCAAAATGAATTATATCCTATTTTTTTAAAAGTGTCTCAGCTAAATGTATTAATAGTTGGAGGTGGAACTGTAGCGTTAGAAAAACTTTCATTTTTATTAAAATCCAGTCCTAATGCAAAAGTGTTGGTGGTTTCTAAAGAGTTTGATGAAAATTTGCTAAAGCTAGTTGAAGAACATAATGTATCAACAGCAACAGCTCCATACAATAAATCTGCACTAAAAAATAAGCAGCTTGTTATTGCAGCAACTAATAATAAGCAGGTAAACAAGCAAATTTATTTAGATGCAAAATCAGAAAATATTTTAATAAATGTAGCAGACACTCCTGAATTATGTGATTTTTATTTAGGAGGTATTGTTACCAAAGGGAATATTAAAATAGCAATTTCAACTAACGGAAAATCACCTACATTAGCAAAGCGTTTACGTCAGTTTTTTGAAGATGTAATCCCTGAAAATATAGATGATTTGGCTACTAATTTAAATGCATT includes the following:
- a CDS encoding precorrin-2 dehydrogenase/sirohydrochlorin ferrochelatase family protein — encoded protein: MNQNELYPIFLKVSQLNVLIVGGGTVALEKLSFLLKSSPNAKVLVVSKEFDENLLKLVEEHNVSTATAPYNKSALKNKQLVIAATNNKQVNKQIYLDAKSENILINVADTPELCDFYLGGIVTKGNIKIAISTNGKSPTLAKRLRQFFEDVIPENIDDLATNLNAFRKTIKGNFQEKVKKMNQLTEKLL